Sequence from the Verrucomicrobiota bacterium genome:
AATACCAGAGCGCCACGGTGACGATTACTGTCACCATGACCACCACGGCCAAATGCTGTTGTTTTTCTTTTGAAAGTTTCATCGCGTTAAGATTATCGCGCAAGATCCTCAAACTGGCACTCCAACACAAACATCACAAACGACTTGTTCGGGTCGTTAATATCCACCTTTGGTGGTGACAGCTCCAGCAGGCTGATCCCCTTGGAACGGTCAAGCGCCTTGGCAAAATAGGGAAAAGCGGTCATTGCTTCCAACATTTGTTTGTAATTGGCGTCCTGCACTTTGCCAAAATCCTTGGCGGTAATGGTCAGTTTGTCCTTTTCAATCACACAGGCCGGACGGCCAACGGTAACTACCCCAGTACTGTTGGTGGTTGTTTTGGTCGCCGCCGAGGGTGTGTAGCTTTGATCTGTGACCAAGCGGGTCACTTGGATATTATTGACGTTGGTCATGAGTTGGGAAAACGCGTTAAGGCGTGTGGCCCACAGAATCCTGGTCTGCGCCAACTCTTTGAGGGCCTTAAGCCTTCGCTCCGAGTCAGCGATCTGCCCCTTGTTCGCAACCACTTGGTCAAACTTGGGCTTCAGTCTTTTCCACTCCTGCTCTTTGGCGTCCAGTGCATTTTCCAAATGCATGATGCTGAACTGCAACTGGCCAATATAAGCGCCCACAAGGAAAACCACGATCACCGCACCCCAGATTGCCTTCTTGATTGGGTCTTTGCGGCGCAGTTCCTCCGCCGCCTGCACTTCCGCCAGTAAATTTATGCGAATTGCCATAGTGTCAATCCCGGTTAAAAGCTAAAACGAGCACGCCGCCGCCCCCAACGCAATCGCAAGTTGCGAAGCGGATTGTTCAAGTTCCGCCATCTGTTGGGGTGGCAAGGCCATGTGATAGCAGGTGGTTGGATTCCACCCTTTACACGGCACCATCAGTTCATTCTGCAATGATTGCAAGATAAACTCGGATTTGGCAGGCGCTCCGCTCACGAACACTTGGCCCACCGTCTTGTCATACTGATGCTCAAAAAAGTCGATCGAAGCCCGCAGTTCCCGCCCCAATGGCACCATGAGCGGTTCAAGATTCGATTGCACCTCCGCCGCCATGCCAACCTTGATGCCTTCGGCCTCAGCATAGGTGATCCCCATGGATTCCGCCAATCCCGCAGTCATTTTATCTCCGCCAATGCCAACCACGCGATTCAAGGCCAAATCCCCTTCGGAGATAATGGAAATGGTGGAGTTTTTGAATCCCAAGTCCACCAACGCAAATACTTCACCGCGAAAAATATCGCCTTGCGCCATTTCAAAGGCGTTCACCGGACCGATCAGCCCCGGCACAATTTGATCCGGAATCAGTCCGGCCGCCTTGATTGCCATCTGCAAATCATTCACCAATTGTTGTTTGGCTCCACCGACAAGCACTTTCACTTTGGAACTGCCAACCGGTTTCTTTTCGCCATCCGGCACTCTGTTATCTTTGGTGGGTAACACAAAGCAATCAAAGGCGTGCCCAGGCAATTCTTGCTGGAGAAAGGCTTTAGGGTTGGCCTTAAGCATGAGGCGAAGATCAGCCACCGGTACTGGCGGCATTTCGGCTTGGCGCAAGATGGAATCCGTCACTCCCAAAGCCAGCGTGATCGGTTTGACCCGCGCACCCAAGGCTTGCGTGACCATTTTCAAATGCTCGGTCAACAAGTCTGGCGAGATGCTTTTCTCGTATATTGGCGCATCATGAATGGTGAATCCGGCCAAACTAAACCCCTCACCTCGGCGTTGCAGATACACCGCCTTGGTGGTTCGTCCTCCAAGATCAATCGCCACGATTTGATCCCGCTTTTTGGCCGAACGTGTTAAAAAGGGCAAACCCATGGGGGTATAGGTACCAGAGAAAGAGCAACTTGACAAGTGGCAAAACGCACTTTTTTTAGAGTGCTCCTCCCGGGGGAATTGACTTTGGCATTCCCCCTGTGAACCCAAATCGTTAGCGATCCGATGCGAATGCGGCGCACGAGTGGTTCTCAGCCTGCCTAAAACGCCTACTTTGAACCGCATGAAATCATGTGGCATCCCGATTTTCGTCAGGGATTTTGTTAAAAAAACCTTTCAGTCCGGGCTTTCCTTTATGGATTGTCCTAGTATGATAGCAGCCAATGTTTATTGACGAAGTCAAAGTTTATGCGCGCGCCGGACACGGCGGCAAGGGTTGTGTGGCGTTTCTACGCGAAACCGACCGAGCCAAGGGCGGCCCGAGCGGCGGTAACGGTGGGCACGGGGGAGACGTCATTCTGGAAGCCGATCACGACTTGAACAATTTGATCGCCCAGTATTACAAACCGAGGTTGATCGCCGAATGTGGCGAACCTGGAATGGGCAAAGGCATGGATGGGGCGGGGGGCAAGGACTTAATCATAAAGGTGCCTTGCGGAACAGTGGTCTGGAGGTTGCCAGACCTGCCCGACGAATCTGTGGCGACCGAATCATCCGATGATGAAGCCGATCCCCCAATGTCCACCCTGCGTTCCATCACCGGCACCCGTCCGGTCATCCGACATTCCGGGAGTATGCAGGCGATGGAAATTAACCTATCGGAGGAAGAAGCTCAGGAAAAATCGCCCTTTGAGGTCTCCAAGACAGCCCAAGGCACACTGGTGGCCGATTTGACCCAGCATGGTCAACGATTCACCCTCTGCAAGGGGGGCCGCGGCGGATTGGGTAATCGAAATTTCGCAACGGCGGCACGCCAGGCACCCCGGTTCGCCCAACCCGGCGAACCCGGCACCGAAGGGAATTTCGTTTTTGAACTGCGCATCCTGGCCGAAATTGGCCTGGTCGGTTATCCCAATGCCGGCAAATCCACGCTGTTGACTGCCATCAGCAAGGCGCGGCCCAAGGTTGCACCCTACCCTTTCACCACGCTGCATCCCCAGATTGGCATTGTGGAATATGAGGATTTCCATCGTTTAACGGTGTGCGATGTGCCCGGGTTGATCGAGGGCGCGCATCGCAACGTCGGCTTGGGGCACGCCTTCCTGCGGCACATCCAGCGGTGCAAAGTCCTGGTCATCCTGCTGGATATGTCCGGTATGGACGCCCGTGAGCCCTGGGACGACTACACCAAACTGCTGAAGGAATTGGAACTCTACGATGAAACCATGCTGGAAAAACCCCGGCTGGTGTTGGCCAACAAAATGGACGAGCCAACCGCCGAGGCAAAGTTAAAGCAGTTCAAACGGAAAGTGCGCAAAATCCCGGTTTTACCCATCTCCGCGGCCTTTGGTGAAGGGGTGGAAAAATTCAAACAGACCATTCGCGACGCCGTGGCGGAGCAGGAAAGCCAAGCGTAACGTCTCCCGCGATACATCATGGCGAGGCGACTTTCCATGCGGCAGCCGTTCTGAAGCGCGGAATTTCTTCCATTTCTTTATGGCGCATCCGGAGCCGGGGTGCTTAAAGTAGGCGCATGCTTAAAGCCGGAATAATTGGTTTGCCAAACGTCGGGAAGTCCACGTTATTTAACGCGGTCATTCGCGCGCACAAGGCGGCGGCGGAGAACTACCCGTTTTGCACCATTGAACCCAATCTGGGCGTAGTGGCGGTGCCTGAACCACGCCTGGAACCGTTGGCGAAAATCGCCAAAGTTGCCACCACGATTCCGGCGACCTTCGAGTTTGTGGATATCGCCGGCCTGGTCAAGGGGGCCTCGAAAGGGGAAGGGCTGGGCAACAAATTCCTCAGCCACATTCGCGAAGTGGACGCCCTGGTGCATGTGGTGCGGTGTTTTGAAGACCCGGATATCAGCCACGTCACCGGCAGCGTGGACCCGGTTCGCGACATTGAAATCGTGCTGATGGAATTGATCATTGCGGACCTGGAATCCCTGCGCAAACATCACGAGAAAATTTCCAAGGATGTGAAGCGAATGGACAAGCACGCCCTGGTGGAGGAAGGCATCCTGAAAAGACTTGAAGCGCACCTGAACACCGGCAAGCCGGCCAACACCCTGAATCTTTGCCCGGAGGAACGGGCCATCTCACGCCATTTCTTCCTGCTCTCGGACAAACCCAACCTCTTCGCCGCCAACATCAAGGACGGTGACCTGGCCTCCGCCGACGCCAATCCATACGTGCAACAAGTCCGGGCTTACGCGCAAACACATCACGGCTGTGAAACCGTGGTGCTCTGCGCCCAATTGGAAAGCGACTTGATGGACCTGACGTCCGACGAGGTGAAAGAGTACCTGAAAGAGATGGGCGTTAAAGACGCTGGCAGCGGCGCATTAATCAGAGCGGCCTATCACCTGCTGGGGCTGCGCACCTTTTTCACCTTCAACGAAAAAGAAGTGCGGGCCTGGACCATCCATGCCGGGGACACCGCGCCGAAGGCTGCGGGCGTCATTCACACCGATTTTGAAAAAGGCTTCATCAAAGCCGAAGTGGTGCTGTGCGATCACCTGATCAAAGCCGGTTCCGTGCATCACGCGCGGGAAACCGGCCATTACCGGATTGAAGGCAAGGATTATGTGGTGCGGGATGGGGATGTCATCCTGTTCAGATTCCAGAATTAAGTTCGCAAACGCAGAATGACGTCCGAACGGGTGCTTTCCACATTCGGGCTCATCGCCTCACCTTGTGCAAAAAATGGGCGCGGTTTTTCCAGTCCGCCTTGCCGCCACATTACCAGATTAACGCCAGCGCAAACGATAGAACCCAGCCTGAAAGTCGGCAGGGGTAACCACACCTTGGTAAGCGCCAGAAGTCACCTCATGAATTTCCGCCGGAACCGCCGTCCAATTCCGTAAATCCACGCTGAACTCCAACACAAAAGTCTCCCCGGCGGGCCCCGTCCAGTTGAGCGCAACCCCGGACACCATCGGCGCGGGTGCAAATTGGACGACTTTTGGTGAAGCCGGGGCAGCAACGAAACGGATGCCATCAAAACGGAGGTTGGCGAGTGCAGCCTTGCCAAGCGGTACTGGCGCATTGCCATAGATGGCCCCCCCCTGATTAATGAAGGTACCCGCCTGAATGGTTCCCTGATTGGTCAACACACCACCCGCATTCAAACTCAACGTCCCCTGCACCACCATGGTGGCGGCGGGGTTGTTCAACGATAGAGCGCCGAACACGTTCAGTGATCCACTATTTGTTAATGAGTGATCGCTCGTCAGGCTGCCACTGGGGCGAATGGTCAAGGTGCCCGGGCCAGTCACCTGGCTGGAATCCAGCAGTACCAAGTTAGCGCCCAGCGAAGCGCTTCCCTGCACCCATAACCGATTGGCACTGCGAATCTGCATCAAGCCCGCGCCACGAATTACGGCGTTGTCGAGCAAAACAAACTCACGGGAGAGGGAATTATTAAAAGTGAATGACGCGCCGCTTTCCAATTCCACCACGCCAGCCAGAGTTATGGCGCAATACGTGGCGGCTTGGAACACGGCATTGGTGCGCACCCACAACTTCCCTTGCACCGGGATATTCATGGGGGAGTGCATTTGGGCGGGAGTGAACCCAACTCCCATGGCATCCACCCGAAGCAACCCCGCGTGATACAAACTGCTGCCCACGCCTCCGCCCAGCGCGGTATCCACCGTACCGCTATTCATTTGAATGCCACCGTAGTTCACCACCGGCTTGGTTAAATTAATCCGGGAATAATTGCCAACGGAAATTCTCCCCTGCCGGATTTCCACAGGCATTCCCAAAGATTTATAGGAACTTTGGGTCAGGGTGACATTGGTGTGGTTCAGCACCAAGCCCAGCACCGAAGGATTAACATCCAAACTCACCGAATAGGCGAGGGGCATGGCGGAATCCAGCATCGCCACATTCGTCGCCGCCGGGGCAAAGACAGCAGACCACGGCCCAGTGCTCCAGTTGCCATCGCTACCAATCCAACGGTCGGGCCACAAATTGACGTTATTGGTCACGGTAACGGGGATATTCCAGGTTTCCGCCAATCCATTTTGAGTCACCGCCCGCAACGTGAGAAGGTAACTGCCCGCAGCATCGTGCATCGGATTCACATAAAGCAGGGTCGAGCCAATCCAATTCGTCCCGGTATTGGTGAACTGCATCGTCCCGAGGGAAGCAAAGGTCGGCGGTGGATTGGTGGGATCGAAACCCAACCAGGTGATAGGGCCATTGGTGGTGATGACCTGAACCGACAAATTGGTATTGTCTCCTTCCGTCAGGTTCAGTTGGGGGGGTGCTGAAAAAGCGACGGTGCCAGAGGGCGGCGGAACCGTAATCATCGTGACGGTTTGCAGAGCCGGAATCCCCAGTGAATTATAGGCCGCTACTTGTACCTGGGAGGTTCCCGGCTGGCTATTGCACAACAGCAACTGGCTACTGAAATAGCTTGGCTGATTGGTAAAACCGCTCATGGCGAGCGCATTCAAAATCAAGTTGGTAGGTACGCTGGAATCGCTGAAAAAGAACGCTGGCGCACTAAAGGCACTTAGCACTTTTGGATGTATAACCGCGACCGCCGGCTGATTATTGACTTTGAGACGCCCCAACACCACGGCATCCGGACTCACGGTATCAAACCAGCCCGGATAATAACTCGCGAATGATGAAAAGTTGCCATACGGTCCCTTGGTCAAAGGACTGGCTGCCGGATTGGCAAAAATAACCTGGGAAGCACTGTTGTAATCAAGGCCAGCCACGGTGAAACCAAAGGCGTTGACCAGACTTTCATTGGCCAGATCACTTGGCCCAATACCGCCAAAGAGTTCATTATCCACCAGCAAAATGGCCACCCCACCATGTTCTACAAACAGCCGCAACTCGCTTTGTTCCGCAGCGGTTAACGGCGTAATGGCCGAGGACATTCCCGAAGGACTCGCCAAAAAAATGGCGCTGAGCGATTGGAGGTAATCCCGTGTCAGTGTGCCCGCCGCCATCAGGGAAACCTGCGGAAATGTATTCGTGACGGCATTTCGCAAATCTGCGGTCAATGAACCGTCCTTAAGACTAACATCACCGCCACGCGTCGAATTAAAACCACCGATCACCTGAACTGGCAGGTTAGTAACGCCATTAGGCCAATTCAACACCGTGAAGCCCGTATGATTATCCCCTGGTTGCGGGACAGCCACCACTTGCAAACCACTCAGCAACCCGTTCGTATCCCGAGCGATAACGGTAACACTGGTAGTCTGCCCTTGCACCAAAGTAACGGTGGGAATGACATCCAGACTGGGAGTCGGCCCTGGTGTCAGCGCGATGTTAATTGGTGCCAGCACATAAGATGGCTGATTCGTGCGACAGGCTGCGATGGTAATCACTGCGTTGGTGACATTGTAACTCGATGGCAGTAACACCGAGACATTCGTATCGCCGTCCTTGACATAGACGTCCACCGGAGCGTTGCTGTTGAACTGGAAACGGAAAAACTGCGCTCCCAAGCCAGCCTCATAGCTCACCTTGACCGGAACCTCCAAACCGGCAGTGAACACGGCCGCATTGGTTGGCGAGACGCCAAGAATCGTTGCCGTGGTAAAGGTGTATGCACGGCCTTCCGGAGGAACCGAGTTACCGGCAGCCTGCCAACGATTGCTGGCTGGATCAGCCAGCGAGGCCGCCACCACCGTGGTGAAGGTGACACTTGGCGGCAGCGGCAAACTTAACGGTTGCACCATGAATGTGCCCATGGAACCATAATAGTTGGTAACCAGATAGGGGATCGGTAACCCCGCATTATTGGTAAAGACAAACGGGTTCGTCCCCAGCGAGTTGGTATCCAATTCCTCGCTGAAATTAAACGTGACCGCATCCTGCCAGAGCGACACTTGCTTTGCCCCATCGGATGGAGTGGGCGACCATAGTTGCGGCGGTGTCAGGTCGGGGGTTTTGAACATATAGTTGGTGGAAGTAAAATTCCCCGCGTCGTCTCGAACACTTACATACACGGACAGCCGCATCCCATTGTTCTGCAGCGTCGCAAGCGACAAGGTGAACACGTTGGTGATCGGTTGGTTGGCGCTGTTGGTAAGATTAACAAATTGTGGCGGCACAGGCAGACCACCACCCATCAGCATTAAATGGAGGTTGGAACTATTATCCGAAACCAACACCTTGATCTCCAGCGGCTGTGTTATATCCAAGATTGCATTATAGGCCGGGCTGAGGATTTGCAGCGTCGGCGCGGTGCTATCGCTGACATCCAGATCCAACGTTGAAACGACGGAGGGCAATCCAAGGGCATCGGTCGCCTGCGCCTCGATCCGGAAAGGTATGCCAGCCACCGCATTGGCAGGCATGGTGAAGGTGATATCGTTGGTGTCGCCACTGGGTAGATTAGTGAGCATGGTCGCCACCCCAACGCCGCGAATCATCAGGTTGGTGACCTCCAAATCGTCAGAGGCACTCACGCGCAGGGTGAAATTGGACCCAGATGCCACTGGTCCCGTAATGGCTGAAATCAAGGCCAACTGCGCGCTGGGCGGCTGATTGGAAACCACGGCCACCGCGAGTTCGGCCACTGGACCTTCATTACCCCATTTATCAATCCCAATGGCACGGATCACATTGATGCCCTCCGTCGAGAGTGTCACCCTGACGCGATACGGTGCATTCGTGGCTGTGCCAATCAAATTGAAATCTTTGGTGAACCGCACCCCCGCCCCGTCCTCGGGCACAGCCAATATTGCCTCCACCGTCACCGTGCCACCGGCCACTGGCGAACGGTTACTAGCCAAGCGCAGCGTGGCAATGGTGGGACCAATTGTATCCAACGTGGCAAACGTGGAATTGAACGGCTGGTTGGTAGCAAGGTTGCCGGCCAAATCCATCACGTTGCTGACGGAGAGCGTGTACAACGTGTTGACATCCAAAGCCGCCGTCGGAGTGAAATTCAGTACCAATCCATTAAAACCAACACTGGCGACGCCGGGCACCGGACCATTGGTGCCAAGCAAAGTGCAGACGTAATTCGAGTCACGAATGGGTTCGTTGAACGAAAGGCGCACTACCGCTCTTGGATCAATTTGCACCGAACCATTGGTGGGGTAGATGGATAATAAAACCGGCGGATCATTATCCATGGTGGTGAATTGCGAAATAAATGGGGCCACCAGGATTCTTCCCACCAAGTCGGTTGGCCCTCGCGCCATAACACCACCAAACGCGTCCACCCGGTCCCCATCCAAAACCACGACCTCATAGGAGGTCAGGCTGCGAAGCGGCTGGGATGGAATAATGCGAACCAGGCGTGGCACCCCATTCGACGGGTCAGGTAATAATTGGACGGTGGCCGCCACCGTACCAGCGCTGGAGCGCAAATAGAGACCGCCGGTGTTGATCCGGTTGGTCGCCAAGGCTTCATTGAAGAGTAACTCCACCACATTCGTCACCGGCACACCCACCGTGGTATTGGGAGGCGTCACACTGACCACCCACGGGTCATCCTCATCCATCACCAAGGGGCCGAGATCGAGCACCTGGCCATTGTTGGTAAGCGCGGAAGTCAACCGGAGTAGCCCCCTGAAGACAGTGGAATCTGCGCTCAAATTGAAGGCACCTACGGGAATGGTGCGAACCACGAACGAACCATCCGCCGAAGTGGTCACCACCGACTGGCCGGGC
This genomic interval carries:
- the pilM gene encoding pilus assembly protein PilM translates to MGLPFLTRSAKKRDQIVAIDLGGRTTKAVYLQRRGEGFSLAGFTIHDAPIYEKSISPDLLTEHLKMVTQALGARVKPITLALGVTDSILRQAEMPPVPVADLRLMLKANPKAFLQQELPGHAFDCFVLPTKDNRVPDGEKKPVGSSKVKVLVGGAKQQLVNDLQMAIKAAGLIPDQIVPGLIGPVNAFEMAQGDIFRGEVFALVDLGFKNSTISIISEGDLALNRVVGIGGDKMTAGLAESMGITYAEAEGIKVGMAAEVQSNLEPLMVPLGRELRASIDFFEHQYDKTVGQVFVSGAPAKSEFILQSLQNELMVPCKGWNPTTCYHMALPPQQMAELEQSASQLAIALGAAACSF
- the obgE gene encoding GTPase ObgE — encoded protein: MFIDEVKVYARAGHGGKGCVAFLRETDRAKGGPSGGNGGHGGDVILEADHDLNNLIAQYYKPRLIAECGEPGMGKGMDGAGGKDLIIKVPCGTVVWRLPDLPDESVATESSDDEADPPMSTLRSITGTRPVIRHSGSMQAMEINLSEEEAQEKSPFEVSKTAQGTLVADLTQHGQRFTLCKGGRGGLGNRNFATAARQAPRFAQPGEPGTEGNFVFELRILAEIGLVGYPNAGKSTLLTAISKARPKVAPYPFTTLHPQIGIVEYEDFHRLTVCDVPGLIEGAHRNVGLGHAFLRHIQRCKVLVILLDMSGMDAREPWDDYTKLLKELELYDETMLEKPRLVLANKMDEPTAEAKLKQFKRKVRKIPVLPISAAFGEGVEKFKQTIRDAVAEQESQA
- the ychF gene encoding redox-regulated ATPase YchF, translating into MLKAGIIGLPNVGKSTLFNAVIRAHKAAAENYPFCTIEPNLGVVAVPEPRLEPLAKIAKVATTIPATFEFVDIAGLVKGASKGEGLGNKFLSHIREVDALVHVVRCFEDPDISHVTGSVDPVRDIEIVLMELIIADLESLRKHHEKISKDVKRMDKHALVEEGILKRLEAHLNTGKPANTLNLCPEERAISRHFFLLSDKPNLFAANIKDGDLASADANPYVQQVRAYAQTHHGCETVVLCAQLESDLMDLTSDEVKEYLKEMGVKDAGSGALIRAAYHLLGLRTFFTFNEKEVRAWTIHAGDTAPKAAGVIHTDFEKGFIKAEVVLCDHLIKAGSVHHARETGHYRIEGKDYVVRDGDVILFRFQN